In a single window of the Thermus amyloliquefaciens genome:
- a CDS encoding zf-TFIIB domain-containing protein gives MPLLLCPNCQVGMREVERRGVVLDVCPQCGGVWLDRGELEKLLAEAKEANRAHEEKWGTYPHGEGKPYRKKKGFLEIFDLFD, from the coding sequence ATGCCTCTCCTTCTTTGCCCCAACTGCCAGGTGGGGATGCGGGAGGTGGAAAGGCGGGGGGTGGTCCTGGATGTCTGTCCCCAGTGCGGGGGCGTCTGGCTGGATAGGGGGGAGCTGGAGAAGCTCTTGGCGGAGGCCAAGGAGGCCAATCGGGCCCACGAGGAGAAGTGGGGAACCTACCCCCACGGGGAGGGGAAGCCCTACCGCAAGAAGAAGGGCTTCCTGGAGATTTTTGACCTCTTTGATTAG
- a CDS encoding zinc metallopeptidase — MEMLAILLMVLVFVASVAIQGGLQATFARFSRVANSRGLTGAQVARAILDAHGLTQVRVEPVPGALTDHYDPHAKAVRLSEANYASPSLAALAVAAHEVGHAVQDAQGYAWLRVRASLLPAASLGSNFGPLLVVLGLGMGALGLAKLGLYLYLAVALFQFITLPVEFDASRRALEFLRRMGFLSPQEMAPARQVLTWAALTYVAALASSLASILYYASLLMGRREE, encoded by the coding sequence ATGGAGATGTTGGCGATTTTGCTCATGGTGCTGGTGTTCGTGGCCAGCGTGGCGATCCAAGGGGGGTTGCAGGCCACCTTTGCCCGTTTTAGCCGGGTGGCCAACAGCCGGGGCCTCACGGGGGCCCAGGTGGCCCGGGCCATCCTGGATGCTCACGGCCTCACCCAGGTGCGGGTGGAGCCCGTGCCCGGGGCCCTCACGGACCACTACGACCCCCACGCCAAGGCGGTGCGGCTTTCCGAGGCCAACTACGCCTCCCCGAGCCTGGCGGCCTTGGCCGTGGCGGCCCACGAGGTGGGGCATGCGGTGCAGGATGCCCAAGGGTATGCTTGGCTTCGGGTAAGGGCCAGCCTGCTTCCCGCCGCCAGCCTGGGTTCTAACTTTGGGCCCTTACTGGTGGTTTTGGGCTTGGGCATGGGGGCCCTGGGTTTGGCCAAGCTGGGCCTTTACCTCTACCTGGCGGTGGCCCTCTTCCAGTTCATCACCCTGCCCGTGGAGTTTGACGCCTCTCGCAGGGCCCTGGAGTTTCTGAGGCGCATGGGTTTCCTTTCCCCTCAGGAGATGGCCCCTGCCCGCCAGGTGCTGACCTGGGCCGCCCTCACCTATGTGGCCGCCTTGGCCAGCTCCTTGGCCAGCATCCTCTACTACGCCAGCCTCCTCATGGGCCGGAGGGAGGAGTAG